The Mastacembelus armatus chromosome 20, fMasArm1.2, whole genome shotgun sequence DNA segment CaaatatgtaaaattaaaaaaagcttCTGTGGCATGTAAGCTTTGTTTGTTGCTGGCTACCTAAAAGATAAACATGTGTAAACAAACTGATTAATAGAGACCCAGAATCTCCCAGGCCTTTTAGCACTTTAATCCAGCCCTGGACTCAAGTCAAAGAAAACATGTGAACCACTGCTTTTTACACACCAAGACAATTACTAGGAATTCATAACTACATGAattattatatttcattaacTTAGACAGTGTGTTCCCCGCTCAGCCTCTGTGAACTCACCGCACCCCGGCCGGTCCCGGTGCTGTCCTGCAGCGACAGCCGGAATTCCCCGGATTTCCCCGGGTCCATGCTGAGCTGCAGACGGAGTGACTCATGAGCTGCTCCCGGAAGACACAGGGGTCGAATACCAGAGTGGCACACCGACACCCGAACCGACATGAGGACGGTGTGGCAGCCAGGTTGAGCCTGTGAGGACCCATAGAGAGAGGTGAGAGCGGCGGACTGGTCCGATGTGCAGCCCGGGGTGTGAGTCCAATCGCCTGAACTCAGCGACATACTGCTGCCATAAACAGACTCATGAAGAcgacaaacaaaacacacggGGTCCGCTGGGGTCGTTTACCTTCTCTCCTGCTGTTGATTTCGACTATCTCTCGAGATTTCTTACATTTTATCACGATAGTAAGATTTTTAAAGTCTCACTCACAACAGGAAGCAAGTGCGCAGTGTGACAGTAGTTGGCAGCGACCTCCAAAAAACTGTAACGTTAGTCCAAGATACAGTTtcacttctctcctcttctgtttCGCTAAAGCTGACCTTCAGCCAGACATGGTGTTTCTTTTAGGCAGTAGGACATGAACAGCATCCTCGTCGCAGTTTTCAGCGTGTCCCTACGTCAAAGTTTGCTAAGTTTGACACAAACAACACTCAGTGTTGGTGCCAGTGCCTTCATTGCCATCTGCGCATGCGTTGATCACTGGCTGACGTAAGCTGTTGTAATAGTATTCATGTTGTTTAGATTAGCTGCACCATAGATGGCGCCTCTTAGCTGAggttttcttaatgttttgtaatttgGAAATGTTTTGCTGCTCCTCTGACAAACGTCTGTAACATTGATGTTACATATAATGTGCAGTTAATAATAATGTGCATTAACTACAGTACGTGCGGATTTGACCACAGAGGGGCAGCAAAGGTCAAAGGCCTGTCGTCTCTATCAGAATAATTGTGCTGAATATCTGTTAATTAATGAAATTACACCATAATTAGCAAATCAGTCAGTAAAATATGATGTATTTTTGTAGAGTACACAGTATAAAGAATTCAAAAGCAACATGCAGCTTACATTTTACATTCTAGCTCGTATGAGGTGAAATTACAGGCAATTTCATAGttgaattattattaatgaaaacattttaaactaataTCTTTAAAACAGCTTACAATAACAGCACTTTTCTTTGCTTAAAAGCCTTGGAAATCTTTGCATCATGTGAAACCTCAGAAAATCCTTTTTGTGTAATTCCAATGTGACACATTTATGTTTGAGGAACTAGTAAAATTGTAATTGTTGTCTGAATGCCTCTTGTTCTGAATGGGCAAATTTCTCTGTTAACTCCCACActgaaccttttttttaaaaaaagggtaAACAAAGCATGGGTAATAAATGTCGTGGCCCACACTCTGTAGGTGATGAATTGTGAGGCAATTAACAAAATATGCTGTAGCCAGAAAGGAGAATGATTTAGATCACAAAGCTTAGCCGAGTGAAGCTGTTAATCATTCTGCAAGCAGGATTTCCTCAGTCAATACCACATTCCCAAGGGCCCCCATTTACCAAAATATCAAGGAAATAAATTTATTCAACTTTAAACAATTTGTTACTTATTTTGTTATAAATTGTTgttattgaaatattttaagtttttctttATAAATACTTAAACAATATTATAACATGATAAATGAAAGATTTTACTGTGTAGCTGAGTAGAAAGGCTCACACTAGACGTGAGGTTGAGGGTGTGTTATGATGAAAATTCATTTTTGAATCAAATGTGGagatttaagttttttttaattttattttatttatcagtgaTGAATCAAATCAaggggccctgtgatggactggtgacctgtcccgggtgtacccctgcctttcacccagagagagctgggataggctccagcagatccctgtgaccctaaagagaaataagcaggtatagataatggatggattaatcAAGGGTCTATTGAAtagaaaaattcaaattaaaaaatcatATTACACTGTCTCTTTGAGTTCAATGCAAGTTCTATatacagtggatataaaaagtcTACACACCCCTGTTCAAATGCCAGATTTTCgtgatgtaaaaaaatgacagcaagataaataatttcaaaactttttccacctttaatgtgacctataacctgtacaatgtaattgaaaaacaaacagaaaactttaaaggggaaaaatataaaataaaaaacttaaaataaccTGGTTGCATAAATATGCACACCCTTAAACTAATACTTTGTTGCAGCACCTTTGGCTTTTATTACAGCCCTCAGTCTTTTTGGGTAGGAGCCTATCAGCGTGGCACATCTTGATGTGGAAATATTTGCCCACTCTTCTTTGCAAAACAGCTCCAAATCTGACAGATTGCGAGGGCATCTCCTGTGCACAGCCCTCTTCAGATCACCCCACAGATGTTCGATGGGATTCAGGtctggactctggctgggccattCCAAAGCCTCAATCTTATTCCAGTGAAGCCATTCTTTTGTTGATTTAGACGTGTGctttggatcattgtcatgctgaaagatgAAGTTCCTCTTCATCTTAAGCTTTCTAACAGAAGGTCGAAGGTTTTGTGCCAACACTGACTGGTATTTGGAACTGTTCATAATTCCCTCCACCCTGACCAAGGCCCCAGTTccaactgaagaaaaacagccccaaagcatgatgctgccaccaccatgcttcactgtaggTATGGTGTTATTTTGGTGAtgtgcagtgctgtttttgcGCCAAATATACCATTTGGAATTATGTCCAAGAAGTTCAaccttggtttcatcagaccataaCACATTTTCCCACATGCGTTTGGGAGAGTTCAGATgtctttttgcaaaattaaGCCAGGCTTGGATGTTTTTCTATGTAAGATAAGGCTTCCGTCTTGCCACCCTACCCCATAGACCAGACATATGAAGAAGACGGGAGATTGTTGTCACATGTACTACACAGCCAGTACTTGCCAGAAATTCCTGTAGCTCCTTCAGTGTTGCTGTCGGCCTCTTGGCAGCCTCCCTGACTAGTTTTCTTCTTGTCTTATCATCAACTTTGGACGGACGTCCTGTTCTTggtaatgtcactgttgtgcCATGTTTTCTCCACTTGATGATGACGGTCTTCACTGTGTTCCATGGTATTTTTAATTCCTTGGAAATTCTTTTGTAGCCTTCACCTGACCAATATCTTTGAATAATGAGATCCCTCTGATGCTTTGGAAGCTTTCTGCGGACCATGGCTTGTGCTGGAAGACGTGgctacaaaaatgtcagaaaaagccTACTAGAACAGCTGAACTTTATTTGGGGTTGATCAGAGGCACTTTAATtggtgacaggtgtgtgctgactCCAGTTTAACATGAGTTTGAATGTAATTGGTTAAATCTGGACACAGCCACATCCCCAGTTATAAAAGGGTGTGCACACTTATGCAACCACATTatctcagttgtttatttttatttcaccttcctaaaagatttctgtttgtttttcaattacattgtacaggttataggtcacatgaaaggtggaaaaagttgtgaaattatttatcttgatgtaatttttttacatCCCGAAAACCTGGCATTTGAACAGGGGTGTGTAgactttttatatccactgtaAATACATGATCTGAAATGAACATTTGTTTAACTGGAAAACAGTTAATTTGGTGTCATACCAATAAATgtaagaagaaaatgtaaattaacaTTCCCTAATGAAATGAGAAGGtttattcatccctgaagggaaatgcaGATAGTCTTTTAGTTAACaagtaagtcagtagtgagagtagtcgGGGTCTACAACActttagccaatggcagatgactgttgactactctcactactgacttacttAACTACAAGaccacctgaatttcccttcagggatgaatACTTTATCTCATAACCCACGGCAGTGGCATATGAGTGTATCATTCATCAGTGAACAAtagtcgtccactgcagctgcttctctgctccatcaggatgttatgaaggggatggtcagtgtatttcaggatggtctctacctttgtctgtgtgcatctctgcaCCACAGCCATAGTCACCTGATCATTTGTTAATGGTGAGTAACAGGAAAAACCATGATACATCCTGCAGAAATTCACACATTAAATTATCTTGAGTTGTCCACTAATTAAAGATTAATTATGTGATTTGTAATCCTTTTATAAAGTGTTAGTAATTATCAAAATTTGGACAAAATAGAATGAGTTTACACTTCAATTCTTGTATGTTATGCATATCTTCATTTTAGACTGCATGGTTAAATTCTGAGCATTATTTCGACCTTTACACTCACTGTTTTAGGGATGAAGCCTACAttacactgaaaataatttCCTCCTGTGAATAAACGCTCCCATCTCTCTGTAACAGCAATTAAAGCTGTCAGTTTTTGCAGAGTCATggtaatgttgttgttttgctgatAATGACTGAACGTATAGCTTTCCAGCTGCAACTCTAAGCTCTGATCTTCAGTATCACTTTTATTACCTATACTGTGAACTTGTTGGCTGTTGGATCTTGGTATTTAAagctgattattattttaaaaagtttcagtctgttcagtctgacaAGTCAGTCTGTTAAAGCATGGGGTTTTCAATGGCATATTGTGTCCTGCCTTGTCCCTTGTAATCACGGTGATTGATGGAAGTGTCGTCAAAAACGCCCACCACAATTCCGGGTCACTGTCCCCCAGACTTAGGTGAGGTGGTGGGTCTCCACATGTTCACTAATTTAAGGTTGTCCACCTGTCACTGACTTCTTGATGGACTGCTCTGCTACGTGACAGACATCAGGTAAATTCCAAAACAAGACCTCCTTTCTCGGAGATCAGGGGGCTTAAAGAGTGGGAGGAGGGATGtaggagaggaggatgatgcATCCTTAGTCTGGGatcactgtgtgtgactgacgTCCTTGATTCATCATCCAGAAACTTCTTgagcagcatggttatataAGGTGGATCACACCTGCTCGGCAGTAAGGACTTCAGACCTCTGCCAGCTGACCTCAACCTGTTCCCAAAGTTCAGGGTAAGAAGCTGAGAAACTGACTGTTTAAAGTGATAGATaattaaatagatttttaaacTTGGTAAGCTTTATGTTACAGTCATGCATGATCTTTTGCTGAAAGTTAAACCCTGctttattgttttctctcttataaataatgttttaccATGTTCACATCAAGAAGTGTTGTATTCCAAGCTGAAGTTGGCCTTAAATAACCTTTAGGCTataactaaaatatttttgccTTCTACTTGTGTcagtttcagtatttttcttgCCAGTCCTCTAACAGTGTGTGGTATATTGCTCACCAGCGTCCCTCCGTCCCCTTTAGTGCCTTGAGCGACTCCGCAGCATGCTGCCTGGGAGAGCGGCTGATGTCCGGCACTGCGTCCTGACAAGTCGCTGGCTGCCCGCAGCCTTGGcgctcctgctcctcctctcatcCAGATTCATCAGCGCTCACAGCACAACGGTGGAGCACGACTTTCATATTGTTCACAATGTGGACAACAGAAGTAAGactttgttattgtgtgtttttttctccttttagcCTACCGCTTTTCTAGGAATTTAGGAAATGTTGACAAGTAGATGATGAGATGGAGCACGACGATGGAAAGACCTTTCCATATGTTTATTGTCTGTCGCTCCCAGTTGACACTGAGCTTCCAACATCTCGATTTTCCATTAGCATTACCGTGTAATTTACACAGGGAGCAATCGTGGCGTTTAAACTGAAATAGcctattttcttgtttttactaTTGAACTTTGCTGCTAGATTTGTAGTCCTAACCTCCTCAAGTTAAAGGACTAGTTACTGCATCTGCAAATACAAAAGATTTTAAAGATGAATGCTCTATAATGCTTTACAGCTTATAATAAGGACATTTACTCCCATTGATTTTAAGCTGGACACAAGAAATATTTGGCTACGGATGTATTCAATGTCATTAAAAAGGGCTATAACACACTGAagcaatatttaaatgtatacaTGCATATAATTTTAATGATTTACCTTACACTACATAAAGGTTGAAGAGTGAATGTTTTACTATAAGCTACTATTCTGTAACTGTACTGTAATGCACAGGATATGTGACAATATAGTTTTGGGTTTCTCATTCTcttttaaattaatgaatggATGATCAATCCCAATAAATCATTTTGCCATATAAAGTTCCTGAAGTCTCAAGCCAACTCAGACAATAATCTATACTGTGAGATTCTAAAACTGAAAGTATTTGCCAAAACATTACACTAtcactttatgttttttaaaatgtcgtcttttttttttcatttttgcagtgCAAGAGTATCCACTGATGTTTTGATAGATCTACTAACTCCTTGTTGAGCTTCTTGTTTTCAGCAGTGCATTTGAGTGTGTAACAGCATTTTCCTAGATGTGGATTTTCTCATCAGACATAGTTGTTAATTTTCAACACATGCTTTGAAACATGACAGTAATGTTCTTGTACGATGTCCAGGTCCAGAGATAGACCCATTCTGGTATGTGGGGCGTGGGGTGAGACCCATCGGCCGTTTTGGGAAGAGGCACAGCAGTGTGGAGGCTCTGGGCAGTGGGGGGATGCAGCCTGTTGTCAGGATGTTGGAGCTCCTCCTCAACAACCTCAGAAACAAGGAGAACCTCGGGAAAGTGCTGGATGGGGAGGACGGGGATTGGTTACCATGACAGCATCTGagtgtcttcattttttttattttatggttaTTTACTGTTTCACTCTAGCTTTTAACTGTATTTCTCTCTAGTGTCTGTTATGAGGCTTTGGTTAATAGGATCCTCCATGAAATGCCTCCCCACATGTATCTGTACATAAAAGTTGTATTCTATATTGATTAATAAATAAGTATGATATAACTAGATGTGCTCATCTTCTTGTACTTGCTTATGCTcaacaaacatttcttttataaGACAGAGCATTAAATCtgcaaattttatttctcaatacATTTTTTCAGAGTACTGTGGCACATATAGAATCTGCATTTTTTGCTTGTTAATATTTTATCCAACATTTTATAGGGATCGCAACAAACAATTGCACATAAAAGGTCGCCTGTTGAGCTATGCACAGTGACCCTCTTCATCATCCTTCACACTGGATTTAAACAGGAACAAAAGTAATATTGTGTTTAGTTTTGCCTGCATTTGATCATTTCTGTGACAGTTACAGTAGCAATTTATAGATACTGTATGAATCCAGCCTCACGACTCATGACAACTATACACAGTCCCTTGCACACAACACTGAAAGACTAGTCAACTACAATAGGCAATACATACATAGTTCTATATCATATCCATCttttcacacatatacacatattaaCATGAGatataatttttaaattagaaaaatacaGGATACTTACGATTGGACCCGTGTGGCTGTGCTTCTCATTTACATCAAATTGATACAACCAGAAACATGCTTTTATACATCGATACCTCTGCAGAACAAGACTGACAAACTACAGGATCACTGTGCAAAACCAGAGACGTGAAAGACTGAGATGAAATAGAAGGGGCAGAGCGTTCACTGAAGATGATCACACTTTTCAGTTCAAGAAGTTCATCAGGAAATCAAACCCTACTCTTCAGCTGaagcaaatgtaaaaattttGACATAAAAAACTATGCACATGGCTAACAGATATTCTAATAACGTAAATGGTAAAAGGAGTCAACAAATGAAAGGCAATATTCTCAAATTCAGTGTTTAAGGAGCATAAGTACTCCAAAAATGCCCATTGTCACCTGTGTTTCAGTAGCATTTACCATCGTCATTACTGGCAAAATATCAAATGGTAAATGCATAAAATGAAAGCACTTTGAGTCATCACACATGAGAAAGTCTGATAGGACTGACTGAGGAGGCCTCCTTTGAGGAGAGAATAAAGCCATTAATTTGCAATAGTACTCATTTCTGTGGTACTGCATAAAAATGTTCAataagtacaaaaataaattgcTTGTAACAAAATCATGGTTTCATGGCATTTTGTTGAATAGCCCATCAAATGTCATTATGTAAAAATTTTTTACAAGATTCTTTGAATGCAACACAAAAGTTTTGACATGACTCAGCAAagggaaaatatgaaaataccCTTTTGTCCAAATTAAAGGCCACAATGTTTGAACTAAACATAAAGAAAATTACACAGAAGATCTTTCAGTTGAAGAATACTGCACAAGAAAAGgcttaaagaaaaaagaaatcattttcagCCAAAGCTGAATGTCAGACCTGTGGAGATTTAAGTTGAGCTCAGTGTGGGTTTGACATTCGGACTTATTCACCCTAAACTCATTTCAATGCAGAAGCTCAAAGCTTCCACATTAAGGCTGTAGTGTATCTggtgctgtgtgtatgtgtgtgtctactgATCTTTTCTTAACAGAAAtttcttttctaaataaatgGGAGAGTGCATCCCAGTGAAACATTACTGTTGGCATTAATTTAAGACATAGTTTGACATTTGGGAAATACATGTATTCACTTTCATGCCAGGAGTTACATGAGAAGACTAATGCCACTGTTCACACTGTACACTACCTGGCCAATCAAGTGCCAAACATTGTCTATATATAACCAACAACAGTTTCTTTGtatttagaaaaaatatatgtgaACACTGTGGATCCTGTCATTTAACTCTCTGCAAGAAAGTATTATATGTTGGACTACTCTTTTAAGTAGTTTGTTTTTGGCAATTCACCaagaataatatatattttaatctcAAAATTCTActttacacatttaaacacttttttgcatcctttttttaaaatggttaaaatgtAAAAGGTTTTACAATTAGATTTGGATTACCATATGTGAAAATGGACAATCATCCTAAAAAGCTCTGAAGGACCATATAGTATGATACAATTTGTCATGCCATTTCAATTGGTGAGTGAAAATGCAGTATAAAACATGGCTCAACCTCTTTTGAGAACACTGAATCACATACATTTCACAAATTATTCCTTGTTGTCATTGTACATTTAATCTTGTGCGGCAAATAGAAAAAGGAAATAtgagtttttctttgtctttacacatattttttgGACTTAGGTCAGGAGGAGTGCTTGCAGATTTTAAGGCAGACACTTACTGTCAAATCATCCTTGTTTGTGGTGGTGAGGAGAATTGGACGATTTAATGGAAAAAGAATCAGTCATGTCCTCTGTGAAGTGTGACATGGTACTGTGCCTGGCTGAGGGTCTGAGTGCTTGGTGGGTCCCACAGGGCAGGTGTTGGCCCCTGCTTGGCCTGGAGCTGGATACGGACACTGGGTCAAGGCACTGGATGAGAGGGGCCCCCATCCCAGGGGCTCTAAAGGGACCCTGAGGGacttgttgtgctgctgagcgTCACTATGGCCGAAACACTTTCTGTTGCTCTGGCTCCAGCTTTTCTGAAATGCAAATATTCTACCATTAAACAAAATAGCATTTGAAAACAATCTTCTGCAACAAGCTTGGTTGCCTAGGGAATAAAAATCTTCAATAACATATCATTCAAAAAATACCACTTACTGATATATAGTCTGTCAGGACAGTTTTCCTGCTTGTAAATTTAGGGCATCCTGTATCATGAATTGATAAAAAGGGCACTCTACAATGTAATCAATGATATGATTACATATCTTGGTCACTGATTTTGCCTCATTGTCCAGCATGTTGTTTGTCTTTAGAGCCGTGCTGAAAAAGCAACCCTGAATCAGAGCTATTGTGAGGATGCTGGTGAAGAAAAAACttagacaaaaagaaaataaagaaagcccCACAAAAAAGGACATGAAAAGGGCCCAACTACTTGTTGGTTGATAAAGCAGCCTCATCCTTCTGtactatgtgtgttttcatttggctGCTTTACATCTAATGGAGCCTTTCAGTTACTTAGTCCCTTTCTAGCAGATGCATTCATTTTTACATCCATTCAACGGCCAATATTCTCTAGGACAAAGCTCAAAATGTGTGGCGTTAACTGAAGGTAAATAAgtgtctcctgtctctgtctcactctccaTCTGTCAACACACGTCATTACACTAACAATTCAGCGTCTGGCAGAAGAAAGTGTATACGTGGCTAATAAGCAGTGTTTGTGGTCTTGCTTAATGTGATGACTGATAGATAATAGGCGGACAGAATAATATAGCGGTAAATACCTCACACATCGTGGATCATTAtgtcaaataaaacagattgaaaagatcatttgttttattccatCCATTAATTTCAAAAGAAAGGAATATCAGgtttgaaaatattatttgttCATAGCTGCTATTTTATTAGGTCATAAATGAgataaattaaattagaaataatCTACCTCTTAAAATGGTTGATACAAACgtcatttttcttctgtagTAATACATGTATGCCACCATGGGTTCTTATGGATTTCTTTTAAAAGATCATCattgaaaaatgattttgaaaaaCATCTTTTCAATAGATATTAGGTTATGGAAGCAGATCTTTCACAGTTTAGATAATATTTGCCATTATTGCTTAGACaattttcattgtgtttcttTAGTAATTTTATCTGCcttataaaaatgaaagtttgGTACCTTTCAGTGGAGGTGCTGGAAGCTTCCTCCTTTGATGACGTGATGAGTCCAGGGTTTGAGTCTGTAATCAGAgtatttgtattatatatttcagACACATTAAAATTTAATGTGTAACTGTTAAAGGGACATAGGTTTACTCTGATTGTCTGGTATTCTTGACCTTTATTGAATTCATTTAGAGACTGATCTTGATTAGAGGACTGACAGATtgaattttcatttcaaatttgaTACCAAAATAGCATAGGGACAAATTAAATTTCACTTAAATTTTATTCAAAACAATTCAAATTGTAGTGCCACTTTGTATACTGAATCGTCAGTTCCTATGTGTGAAAGTCATTAGAGCAATGACAAACCTTAGGCTTTGGCTTGTACTTGGAAAAGCGATTGCAGGCAGTCACGTTCaatccagctgttttcagagCTGATATTCTGGCCTCAATGTTGGATATCTtgacaaaaaaagacaaggacTCAGTTAGTAAAAGTAGCAGCAACATCAAACTACTTCCCTTccttcaaaatgttatttaacaaaaaagtaCAGCTGAAAATTTGGGGTTTAGAGACCAGAAAATAACCTTAAATCATGAGGGACCAAACCACTGGGAGATTTAAGACCACCTGAAATCACTATAAAACAGCAATTCAAGAGGCCAGGAGAAGAGGACAAGTTGACATTGCTTGATCTCTGAAAAATAGTGGGGAAAACACTCAACACTGTGTACCAAGCATGGCACAAAAGGAGGGGTGGAAGGAAGGGCGACACTTGGGGTGAATCTACCTGGTTTAAACTCATTTTCGCCCAGGTGATGAGGCCCTTGaggatacagtgggtacggaaagtattcagacccctttaaatttttcactctttgtgtcattggagccatttgccaaaatcaaaaaagttcattttatttctcattaatgtacactcagcaccccatcttgacagaaaaaaacagaaatgtagaaatttttgcaaatttattaaaaaagaaaaactgaaatatcacatggtcataagtattcagaccctttgcagtgacactcatatttaactcacatgctgtccatttcttctgatcctccttgagatggttctgctccttcattggagtccagctgtgtttaattaaactgattggacttgattaggaaaggcacacacctgtctatataagaccttatagctcacagtgcatgtcagagcaaatgagaatcatgaggtcgaaggaactgcccaaggagctcagagacagaattgtggcaaggcacagatctggccaaggttacaaaagaatttctgcagcactcaaggttcctaagagcacagtggcctccataatcctcaaatggaaaaagtgtgggacgaccagaactcttcctagacctggccgtccagccaaactgagcaatcgtgggagaagagccttggtgagagaggtaaagaagaacccaaagatcactgtggctgagctccagagatgcagtagggagatgggagaaagttccacaaagtcaactatcactgcagccctccaccagtcaggctttatggcagagtggcctgacagaagcatctcctcagtgcaagacacatgaaagcccgcacagagtttgccaaaaaacacatgaaggactcccagactatgagaaataagattctctggtctgatgagaccaagtttgaactttttggtgttaattctaagcggtatgtgtggagaaaaccaggcactgctcatcacctgcccaatacaatccctacagtgaaacatggtggtgggagcatcatgttgtgggggtgtttttcagctgcagggacaggacgactggttgcaactgaaggaaagatgaatgcggccaagtacagagatatcctggaagaaaacctcttccagagtgctcaggacctcagactgagccgaaggttcacctttcaacaggacaatgatcctaagcacacagctaaaataacaaaggagtggcttcggaacaactctgtgactgttcttgactggcccagccagagccctgacctaaacccaattgagcatctctggagagacctgaaaatggctgtccaccaacgttcaccatccaacctgacagaactggagaggatctgcaaggaagaatggcagaggatccccaaatccaggtgtgaaaaacttgttgcatcattcccaagaagactcatggctgtactagctcaaaagggtgcttctactcaatactgagcacagggtctgaatacttatgaccatgtgatatttcagtttttcttttttaacaaatttgcaaaaatttctacatttctgtttttttctgtcaagatggggtgctgagtgtacattaatgagaaataaaatgaacttttttgattttggcaaatggctgcaatgacacaaagagtgaaaaatttaaaggggtctgaatactttccgtacccactgtacatctaCATCCTGGAATTGATGCAATTGTCACCCTAAAGTTATCTATTATCCTCCAACTCACATGAACAGCCTCTGAAGAGCCTGGGGAAAATTTTTGACTGGTCTCTCAAATACACTGTCCATCCAAGAAACTGGTGGCAAGCTGGACATTTGCACAAGGCAGGTGGACAAGTCTGGACTATCAGGGAAATTCAAGTCAGTACCAACATAGCACTCTGCCACAACTTCTTTGCCCCCTGCCGCCTTACAAGTTACCAATGACATCAGCTGATTGCTTTGAAAGGAA contains these protein-coding regions:
- the prlh2 gene encoding prolactin releasing hormone 2, translated to MLPGRAADVRHCVLTSRWLPAALALLLLLSSRFISAHSTTVEHDFHIVHNVDNRSPEIDPFWYVGRGVRPIGRFGKRHSSVEALGSGGMQPVVRMLELLLNNLRNKENLGKVLDGEDGDWLP